A stretch of DNA from Pseudanabaena galeata CCNP1313:
GCAAGATTACTATAAAAAAGACTTTTTATTATTGCGTTTATGGCTATGATAAACCCATCAACAAATCCAAATATTTATGGAGTCCCCAAATCAATAAATTCTCTAAATGATTTTCATCACAGCATTTGTTGTCTGAGATACCAGCCTTGTAGACAAATAATCAGCTAAAATAATGCCTGAAATCATTGCGTGTTCATCGGTTGTAGAGGTAGCCACAGAGCAGTTAACAGAGTTGTCTGATCGGTGGTTTGCATCTATTAAAAACAAAGATAAACTGACAAGAAAAGTAGACATCATCTCATACCTTGAGGAAGCTGTCAGAGCATTGCTTGCTTCAGGAAGTACATATAATGAAATTAGCCAAAACCTAAAAGATGAACTTCACGTCGATATCTCTGCTAAAACTATAAAGCAGTATATATGGCGAATTAACGAAAAACAAAAAAAGGGTGGGACAAAAGCTAAAACCCATACCGCTAGGGCAGAAAAGGCTTTACCGCAACACAAACCATCAGGATCTGAGCTAGCTCAACAACCAATTACAAGTTTGTCGGATAGTATGGCTAATATCCCCTCTGCAACGGAAACTCTTACCAATGTAGAAAATAGCGATCGCTCTGAACCAATCTCAGTGGTAAAGCCAAACAGCAGTAAGGCAACCACCAAACCACAAAGTATTGTCCCGAAATCTCTCCCCGTGGAAGATGATGACGACGATGATGATTTGGCGCAACAAAAAATCTTGAAGCACTTCAATAGATACTAGGAGACGACATTATGGCAATTATCAACCTGATCGACGGTGAAAAAGGTGGTGTGGGTAAAAGCTGGGTCGCACGCACCATGCTGCAATACCTGATCGATAACGCAATTCCCCGCGCCAGTATTGAAACAGATCGTAGTAACCCAACCGTACTCAACATTTACAAAGAATCTAAGGCTGCTGTTTTCTCGGAAAATGAAAAAATGGCTGATGTGGCTGATGTCATTTTTGAATATGCACTCAAGAAAACGGTTGTCGTCAATTTACCCGCTCAGGCTCACCGAGCAGTGGCGAAATGGATTGACACCAAAGGATTACTGGATTTGGGCAAGGAACATGACGTGACATTTATCAAGTGGTTTGTCAGTGACGGTGAAAGCGATTCCATTGAGCTATTCATCGAGTCGCTAGAGCATTATCAAGGCTATATCACCCATGTATTTATCAAAAATTGGGGGCGCTGTGATGAATGGGGGTACTTCAAAGCCCACGAAGCGATCCAGAAAGCGATCTCCGAATACAACGTTGCGGTGATTGACTTTCCCAAGTTGAGTGATGGTAGGCGGATCGAAATTAACGCTAAGCGGCTCACCTTCGAGGATGCTTCCAATTACCCTGAATTTGGCATTATTGGCAGGAATCAAATCAAAACATATTTACGTGACGCTTATAAAGCTTTTGAGTCAACTGGGCTTCTACCCAAAGCCAAACAGCTACAGGAACTGAAAGCATAGTATGAATAGCGATCCACTGCCGAAAACCTATCTGGATATCGCCATCCATGACTACGATCCCGTGGTCAAAGCCAAAATCTACGAGATTGTGGCTAAGTCTGGCATTCCCCAGAACGATCCTTACATTGCAATTTTCTTGTCTAATGCCCAAGTTGCGGCAACAGTTGCCACTGCGCCAAATCTACTCCAAAGTGCCTTAGCCAAAGGCTTTGATGTTGGTATCCAAAAGTTCCGCGACTTTCTGGCGACTCTACGCGAGACTGCGGTTAAGGAACAGGAAGTGGCGATTAGTCAGGCGATCGCGAATATCATCAAAAACAAACAGCATAAGGAATCCCAAGGTTATTGGCGGGCGATTAGCTTGCCCTTCATTGGTTTCTGTGCAGGGATGTTGATGATTGGCTTAGCGGCGGGTCTGGTTTCGGGCTTGGCGATCGCAAAACTGTTTTTACCTACACCCAGTCTAAATGCCCAATCCGCTAGGGATTTGGAGTGGGTAGCAAGTGACAACGGCAAACTTGCCAGGAATCTCGTGGACTGGAATCAGGATATTTTGAAAACCTGCCTTCAGGATCAGCAAAACCTCAAGGAGGCTTTAATCATTCTCAATGGTAAGTATGTGACTAAAGGTTTATGTGCTCTATGGGTATTGCCTGAAACCCAGAGAGTCTATGAGGATCGCCGTTAATTTTAGGTGCGGCAATTCATGACTTAAAAAACATAATAGCTAACTTTTACGGTCTAAAAACGTTTAAAATTTCGTAATATTTATTTTTTAAGTCATCGTTTAAGTAGATTTATTGACCTTTGTATTAGGCGAATTCGGTGTATTTGGTGCTAAAAAGTCTAAAGCGTTTGAAGTTGCAACGACACTTTCTTCTGATACTACTACCACCTTGGACTTTTTCGGGCTTTTCGGTTTCCTTATGGTGGGCGCAGTGTTGAATAATCGTCCGCGTTTACGAATTTCGTAGCCATGCTTGAGCAGCACTAGCCTAATCGTGGAATCGCTTAAGCCAAACATTTTGCCTACATTTTCTAGGCTCATAGGCTGGTTGTAAAGATCCCAATATTGCTTGGCGATTACAGCGTCTTCCTTGAAGGCTTCGGCTTTTTCTTTCCGTGATAGTTCTTTGATGTCAATACCATTGCGCTTAATGATCCGTTCGACGGTTTTGCCTGTGACTCCAAACATCGCGCCTACTTGATCAAAGTCTAGCCCTCCCTCGCAGACTAGTTGCCAATATTCTTGGGCGCGGGTATAGCCTTCTAGCCGTTTTTGCTTTAGTTTATCTTCTTGCCTTTGTCTGATTCGCAGCAAAATCTGGCGGCGCTCTCTTTGCCTTGGAGTCAGTTTGGGTACTGCTAATCCTGCGATACCGCCTAATTTATGTTTTAGTCTTAATTTCAAACGGTTTTTGGAGTCTACGCTTTGGCGGATCGGGTAGCCATTGCGCTTTAGTTCCTGCAATACGATTGGATGCGAGATACCAAATAGCTCTGCGGTTTCTCTTAGGGTTAAGTTGTAA
This window harbors:
- a CDS encoding helix-turn-helix domain-containing protein, which gives rise to MPEIIACSSVVEVATEQLTELSDRWFASIKNKDKLTRKVDIISYLEEAVRALLASGSTYNEISQNLKDELHVDISAKTIKQYIWRINEKQKKGGTKAKTHTARAEKALPQHKPSGSELAQQPITSLSDSMANIPSATETLTNVENSDRSEPISVVKPNSSKATTKPQSIVPKSLPVEDDDDDDDLAQQKILKHFNRY
- a CDS encoding P-loop NTPase family protein, giving the protein MAIINLIDGEKGGVGKSWVARTMLQYLIDNAIPRASIETDRSNPTVLNIYKESKAAVFSENEKMADVADVIFEYALKKTVVVNLPAQAHRAVAKWIDTKGLLDLGKEHDVTFIKWFVSDGESDSIELFIESLEHYQGYITHVFIKNWGRCDEWGYFKAHEAIQKAISEYNVAVIDFPKLSDGRRIEINAKRLTFEDASNYPEFGIIGRNQIKTYLRDAYKAFESTGLLPKAKQLQELKA
- a CDS encoding DUF6753 family protein produces the protein MNSDPLPKTYLDIAIHDYDPVVKAKIYEIVAKSGIPQNDPYIAIFLSNAQVAATVATAPNLLQSALAKGFDVGIQKFRDFLATLRETAVKEQEVAISQAIANIIKNKQHKESQGYWRAISLPFIGFCAGMLMIGLAAGLVSGLAIAKLFLPTPSLNAQSARDLEWVASDNGKLARNLVDWNQDILKTCLQDQQNLKEALIILNGKYVTKGLCALWVLPETQRVYEDRR